A DNA window from Bacteroides cellulosilyticus contains the following coding sequences:
- a CDS encoding OmpA family protein, with protein sequence MKKKRIEHEEREENAFALSTGDLMAGLLFIFILLLMGALLQVQEKAEQDEEIVKRYDKIKTQLYIDLDKEFKDDLKVWNAVIDSTNLSIRFQEPSTLFAYDQAVLQSKFQDILKDFFPRYLKLISSDQYKENIEEIRIEGHTDSKGTYEYNMQLSQDRTRSVLSYCLLMVEPQKKDWTIARITANGLSSSHLIYNEDGGENPELSRRVEFRIRTNAEKQLEEIADKRFRRK encoded by the coding sequence ATGAAGAAGAAGCGCATTGAACACGAAGAACGTGAGGAGAATGCTTTTGCACTCTCCACCGGCGACCTGATGGCTGGTCTTCTCTTCATTTTTATCCTCTTGCTTATGGGAGCTCTACTACAGGTGCAGGAGAAAGCAGAGCAAGATGAAGAAATTGTGAAACGGTATGACAAGATTAAGACCCAGCTCTATATCGATTTGGACAAGGAGTTCAAGGATGATCTAAAAGTGTGGAATGCGGTAATTGACTCAACAAATCTCAGTATTCGTTTCCAAGAACCTTCTACGCTTTTTGCTTATGACCAAGCGGTGCTCCAAAGTAAGTTTCAAGATATTCTAAAGGACTTTTTTCCACGATATTTAAAGCTTATCAGTTCAGATCAATACAAAGAAAATATTGAGGAGATTAGAATTGAAGGTCACACAGATAGTAAGGGCACTTATGAGTATAACATGCAACTCTCACAGGATAGAACACGTTCTGTGTTGAGTTATTGTTTACTTATGGTAGAACCTCAGAAGAAGGATTGGACAATTGCCCGAATTACAGCCAATGGGCTCTCGTCCAGCCATCTAATTTACAATGAAGATGGTGGCGAGAATCCGGAATTATCTCGTAGAGTTGAATTCAGAATCAGAACCAATGCCGAAAAACAATTAGAAGAAATTGCAGATAAAAGATTTAGAAGGAAATGA
- a CDS encoding RNA-binding domain-containing protein, with protein MTIGDILKLRDLGEVSKVQFKERILDKYDIGCELVAMSNFRGGQLVIGINDKTGEFNPLSYIEVQETTNMLSNMASENVVPNILLNIDTVSIEGGNVVVATVKEGNNKPYHDNKGIVWIKNGADKRKVFDNAELAEMMTECGNFAPDEAAVKNATLEDLDENTLKQFLQNRFSTVLEKKGMVGDALHEASLDDIANAIAKGHDLHKLMRNLRFIRPDGSLTVAAILLFAKYTQRWLPVMTAKCISFIGNSIGGKQFRDKVNDAIIEGNLLHQFEIIMSFFTRNLRSVQMKEDFNSLGELEIPYGSLMEFVVNALVHRSLNWNSPIRIFIFDNRVEIHSPGTLPNGLQVEDVTNGTSMPRNNYLFSNAIYLLPYTGAGSGIQRALGEGVQVEFKNDERVHEFLITIRRNGDIDTDSDTFSTDTDTNTDTQTVHTDTNTDTHRLKLTAKQKDLVNFCSVPRSSREILERAGVSYHSKNIQNYITSLIEAGYLEMTNPENPKANNQKYRKK; from the coding sequence ATGACAATAGGAGATATCTTGAAACTCAGAGACCTCGGTGAGGTTAGTAAGGTGCAGTTCAAAGAACGTATCTTGGATAAATATGATATTGGTTGCGAATTGGTTGCCATGAGCAACTTTCGCGGTGGTCAGCTCGTGATTGGTATCAATGACAAGACGGGTGAGTTCAACCCTCTGTCATATATTGAAGTCCAGGAAACAACAAATATGCTCAGCAACATGGCTTCGGAGAATGTAGTGCCCAACATTTTGCTCAACATCGATACAGTAAGTATAGAGGGGGGAAATGTAGTAGTAGCAACTGTAAAAGAAGGAAATAACAAGCCCTACCATGATAACAAAGGCATCGTTTGGATAAAAAATGGAGCAGACAAGCGTAAAGTCTTTGATAATGCAGAATTGGCAGAAATGATGACCGAGTGCGGCAACTTTGCCCCCGATGAAGCAGCTGTGAAAAATGCCACTTTAGAAGACTTGGACGAAAATACTCTCAAGCAGTTTCTGCAAAACCGTTTTTCAACAGTACTGGAGAAAAAGGGAATGGTTGGGGATGCTTTGCATGAGGCTTCTCTTGATGACATTGCTAATGCTATTGCCAAAGGGCATGATTTGCACAAGTTGATGCGTAACCTGCGTTTTATTCGCCCTGATGGAAGCCTGACAGTTGCAGCTATCTTATTGTTCGCTAAATACACCCAGCGATGGCTACCAGTAATGACAGCCAAATGTATCAGTTTTATAGGTAACTCTATAGGCGGCAAGCAATTCCGTGATAAGGTGAACGATGCTATTATAGAAGGCAATCTGCTTCATCAGTTTGAAATCATCATGTCTTTTTTCACTCGTAACTTAAGAAGTGTGCAAATGAAAGAAGATTTTAATTCACTCGGTGAACTTGAAATTCCTTATGGAAGTTTGATGGAGTTTGTAGTGAATGCCTTAGTCCATCGCTCGCTTAACTGGAATAGCCCCATTCGTATCTTTATCTTCGACAACCGAGTAGAAATACATAGTCCTGGTACACTGCCCAATGGTTTACAAGTGGAAGATGTCACTAACGGCACTTCCATGCCTCGTAACAACTACCTCTTTAGTAATGCAATTTATCTACTTCCTTATACTGGTGCAGGTAGTGGCATTCAGCGTGCGCTGGGAGAAGGAGTACAAGTAGAATTTAAGAATGATGAACGAGTTCATGAATTCCTGATTACAATAAGGAGAAATGGTGACATAGATACTGACTCTGACACTTTTAGTACAGACACTGACACTAACACTGACACTCAAACCGTCCACACTGACACTAACACTGACACTCATCGTCTCAAGTTAACTGCCAAGCAGAAGGACTTAGTTAACTTCTGTAGCGTACCACGCAGTAGTCGTGAGATCTTGGAAAGAGCTGGAGTTAGTTATCATAGTAAAAACATCCAGAACTATATCACTTCACTGATAGAAGCAGGTTATTTGGAGATGACCAATCCTGAAAACCCAAAGGCTAACAACCAAAAATACCGAAAGAAGTAA
- a CDS encoding DUF3836 domain-containing protein: MKTNLISKAVVMMVVVMASVMNFSASASNPTQYVKNEEMTGELMTAKTIFKNEDGHLFRHLRYTYTYDNENRVASKEASKWDSVKEAWVPYFKMNVEYNNNEIAVNYARWNSKSNAYDSNIQKSIYALNDADATLMLASTK; this comes from the coding sequence ATGAAAACGAACTTAATTTCTAAAGCAGTGGTAATGATGGTAGTAGTAATGGCAAGTGTAATGAACTTCTCTGCAAGTGCAAGCAATCCTACCCAGTACGTAAAGAATGAAGAGATGACCGGTGAACTGATGACCGCGAAGACCATCTTTAAGAACGAAGACGGTCACTTGTTCCGCCATCTCCGTTACACCTACACTTACGATAACGAAAACCGCGTAGCCAGCAAGGAAGCTTCCAAGTGGGACAGCGTAAAAGAAGCTTGGGTTCCTTACTTCAAAATGAATGTAGAATACAATAACAATGAAATTGCAGTAAACTACGCCCGTTGGAACTCTAAGAGCAATGCTTACGACAGCAACATTCAAAAGAGCATTTACGCTTTGAACGATGCTGATGCAACTTTGATGCTGGCAAGTACAAAATAA
- a CDS encoding DUF3836 domain-containing protein → MKTNLISKAVVMMVVVMASVMNFSASASNPTQYVKNEEMTGELMTAKTIFKNEDGHLFRHLRYTYTYDNENRVTSKEASKWDSVKEAWVPYFKMNVEYSNNEIAVNYARWNSKSNAYDSNIQKSVYALNDADATLMLASTK, encoded by the coding sequence ATGAAAACGAACTTAATTTCTAAAGCAGTGGTAATGATGGTGGTAGTAATGGCAAGCGTAATGAATTTCTCTGCAAGTGCAAGCAATCCTACCCAGTACGTAAAGAATGAAGAGATGACCGGTGAACTGATGACCGCGAAGACCATCTTTAAGAACGAAGACGGTCACTTGTTCCGCCACCTCCGTTACACCTACACTTACGATAACGAAAACCGCGTAACCAGCAAGGAAGCTTCCAAGTGGGACAGCGTAAAAGAAGCCTGGGTTCCCTACTTCAAAATGAATGTAGAATACAGTAACAATGAAATTGCAGTAAACTATGCCCGTTGGAACTCTAAGAGCAACGCTTACGACAGCAACATCCAAAAGAGCGTTTACGCTTTGAACGATGCTGACGCAACTTTGATGCTGGCAAGTACAAAATAA
- a CDS encoding TlpA family protein disulfide reductase, translated as MKHLCLLIAFLSFLSCKAQKDNEDLAKEVIISGRVLNREVYPKEKEVTLVIPYLSEMETVYTSPIADDGTFSFRFSPYAPVREVVLRNYAEHLFVHPGDSLFVEIDFSNLLSPKITGTSGTLNQYMALFTLGGYYRGPYYCNPRSTFEEFEKELGEEHTSRWERRADFLKEHSPGAEVEEYTADLLWIDYYNALFNYATSQASQGYDVSLYMALMLKLNPLFSGKTVFAGLFPLAETVNFFLYCNHTRREYSNFELADLVEDCKDNAILPYLYLQPMGISLCDNDTLFLADYRLQFDSIVQAPHLRQPILELYEDKADYLKAPGKVSHQMLYGNNADESVARKDMPFMIPVYNLLEKYAGKVIYVDFWGVICPPCLAEMEPLKELRKRYSPDDVVMVSICGSRDREAYHKVLERFSLQGKNIECVYSEDWATSDDYHRIMKHWGMNSIPQFLLINRDGVIVDYGTALRPSYPKTAAKIDTLLK; from the coding sequence ATGAAGCATCTATGCTTACTGATTGCTTTTTTATCTTTCCTTAGCTGTAAGGCTCAGAAGGATAATGAAGACTTGGCAAAGGAGGTGATAATCTCGGGCCGTGTCTTGAATAGGGAGGTCTATCCGAAGGAAAAGGAGGTGACGCTTGTGATACCTTATCTGTCTGAAATGGAGACTGTCTACACTTCTCCCATAGCGGATGACGGTACTTTCAGTTTCCGTTTTAGTCCTTACGCTCCCGTTCGCGAAGTTGTTCTTCGCAATTATGCGGAGCACTTATTTGTACATCCGGGCGATAGTCTGTTTGTAGAGATTGATTTCAGTAATTTGCTGTCTCCCAAGATTACGGGAACTTCCGGTACACTGAATCAATATATGGCTCTTTTCACTTTAGGTGGATATTATCGTGGCCCTTATTATTGTAATCCAAGGAGTACTTTCGAAGAATTTGAGAAGGAATTGGGAGAAGAGCATACCAGCCGTTGGGAACGCCGCGCCGACTTCCTGAAGGAACATTCTCCGGGTGCCGAGGTTGAAGAATATACGGCGGATTTGCTGTGGATAGATTATTACAATGCACTCTTTAACTATGCTACGTCACAGGCATCGCAGGGCTATGATGTCAGTCTGTATATGGCATTGATGTTAAAACTTAATCCTCTCTTTTCGGGAAAAACTGTTTTTGCCGGTCTGTTTCCGCTTGCTGAAACGGTGAATTTTTTTCTCTATTGCAATCACACCAGGAGAGAATATAGCAATTTTGAGTTAGCAGATCTTGTCGAGGATTGCAAGGATAATGCTATCCTGCCGTATTTATATCTCCAACCCATGGGCATCTCTTTATGCGATAACGATACACTTTTTCTGGCTGATTACAGGCTCCAGTTCGATTCTATAGTGCAGGCTCCCCATTTGAGGCAACCCATACTTGAATTATATGAGGATAAAGCAGATTATCTGAAAGCCCCCGGAAAGGTATCCCACCAGATGCTTTATGGCAATAATGCGGATGAGTCGGTTGCCAGGAAGGACATGCCGTTTATGATTCCCGTATATAATCTTCTGGAGAAGTATGCAGGCAAGGTGATTTATGTTGATTTTTGGGGAGTGATTTGCCCCCCTTGCCTGGCAGAAATGGAGCCTTTGAAGGAATTACGCAAGCGATATTCTCCCGATGATGTGGTAATGGTGAGTATCTGTGGAAGTAGAGACAGGGAGGCATACCATAAGGTTCTGGAGCGCTTCTCTCTGCAGGGGAAGAATATTGAGTGCGTCTATTCGGAAGATTGGGCGACCTCCGATGACTATCACCGCATCATGAAGCACTGGGGCATGAACAGCATACCGCAATTCCTTCTGATTAACCGTGATGGGGTTATAGTGGATTATGGCACTGCATTGAGACCCAGTTATCCGAAGACGGCGGCAAAGATTGATACTCTCTTGAAGTAA
- a CDS encoding ORF6N domain-containing protein: MELQVIQNKIYEFRGQKIMFDFDLAQLYGVETAQLKRSVKRNMERFEGEDFMFEVTREELSRCQIGILNKGRGSNIKYLPFAFTELGVAMLSSVLHSSTAIEVNRNIMRAFVSVRQYLSSTNNTTKEIEELKQRMKVLEDGNEDTIAAINDLSEDTRKELDDIYLALSQLADKQKQIAQKNKCKPIGFVHYDNKK; the protein is encoded by the coding sequence ATGGAATTACAAGTTATTCAAAATAAAATATATGAGTTCAGAGGTCAAAAGATAATGTTTGACTTTGATCTGGCTCAACTTTATGGAGTTGAAACAGCTCAACTAAAACGCTCGGTTAAGCGCAATATGGAACGTTTTGAAGGAGAAGATTTCATGTTCGAAGTCACAAGAGAAGAACTTTCAAGATGCCAAATTGGCATCTTGAACAAAGGAAGAGGTAGCAATATTAAATATCTGCCCTTTGCTTTTACAGAATTAGGCGTAGCAATGTTAAGCAGTGTATTACATTCTTCTACTGCTATTGAAGTAAATAGAAATATTATGCGTGCTTTCGTTTCTGTGCGACAATACCTTTCTTCCACCAATAATACTACAAAGGAAATAGAAGAACTAAAGCAGCGCATGAAAGTCTTGGAAGACGGAAACGAAGATACAATTGCTGCTATCAATGACCTCAGCGAAGATACTCGAAAAGAACTTGATGATATTTATTTAGCCTTATCACAATTGGCAGACAAACAAAAACAGATTGCGCAAAAAAATAAATGTAAACCAATCGGGTTTGTCCATTATGACAACAAGAAATAG
- a CDS encoding DUF6266 family protein — MGIINQGILGGFSGKVGPIVGFHWKSKYYIRARTAKVSNPRTPKQQKQRGKFATAFSFLKTMKPFIRMGYKEFTQDKSAFNAAMSYTLKRAVTGSGKDITIDFNRALVSMGTLMPVFEGTAMQEKDKMNFNWQNNSGMGNAEDTDIAMLLVYNKDKEMAVYDTEAALRSGKHAELPLPDSWQDDELVAYLSFRNADGDSVANSICLPISIAEVPEGEAEIQVESTDTTYKKPLPIKKAKLQPHIAVHLSSAPPNNIRTCRCET; from the coding sequence ATGGGAATTATCAATCAAGGCATTCTCGGAGGTTTCTCCGGTAAAGTGGGACCGATAGTCGGTTTTCACTGGAAATCAAAATACTATATCCGTGCACGTACCGCCAAAGTCAGCAATCCACGCACACCCAAGCAACAGAAACAACGCGGCAAATTTGCCACGGCATTCAGCTTCCTGAAGACTATGAAACCTTTCATACGCATGGGTTATAAAGAATTTACACAAGATAAATCCGCATTCAACGCCGCCATGTCCTACACGCTGAAAAGAGCTGTAACAGGTAGCGGAAAAGATATTACAATTGACTTCAACCGGGCGCTGGTGTCTATGGGAACGTTGATGCCCGTATTCGAAGGTACAGCCATGCAAGAGAAGGATAAAATGAATTTCAACTGGCAGAATAACTCTGGTATGGGAAATGCAGAAGACACCGATATAGCCATGTTGCTGGTGTACAACAAAGATAAAGAAATGGCTGTCTACGACACCGAGGCCGCATTACGTTCCGGCAAGCATGCAGAACTCCCTCTCCCGGATAGTTGGCAGGATGATGAACTGGTTGCCTATCTCAGTTTTCGCAATGCCGATGGAGACAGTGTTGCCAATAGCATTTGCCTGCCGATTTCAATAGCCGAAGTACCGGAGGGCGAGGCAGAAATACAGGTAGAATCTACTGATACAACCTATAAAAAGCCCCTGCCCATCAAGAAAGCAAAGCTACAACCACATATAGCCGTGCATTTGTCTTCTGCTCCTCCCAACAATATTCGGACATGCAGGTGCGAAACCTGA
- a CDS encoding DEAD/DEAH box helicase, producing MLTQYINSKGLVFTVNMDGRNIHFKEWVTTDDCIYYFPLATLVDNGDASFYEHECTIPFGSIYLLDQQERDLLGIPLTYDKTIRLRGDGMLNSSDFTYKLELLTHIPDGQLLTFERSGNMVVCNDKKYLLNEYQYELFNQVEDFNRLSTEAKATDENLRRFATIKQLAQEAGCELDSYLTNENVYVPEKIKLEVDRDEDGFTVKPSVDIADKEKFTSVFEKTRRMQGIYPIQNEQGERTRVVLNQLQMQNLKSLKERKCHFSNQEEMKQLIDSPTEFFDPDQFDLSEFYSDRVIEIGLYKPKFYPFVCPYKSCWIVGAKIESPQNGTSHIKIENEDSLTELKDLIEQAEKEGHAVVAYRNTDIGLNDARYLAQIAEKQLQNPKQPVKGEEKEERKVLIIEENAEELGFATQELFIETGDHYVLFNDPYLQPNFSLKEHQQGGVAWLQHLYKNKASGCLMADDMGLGKTLQILYFIDWHSRTYPKHKPYLIVAPSSLLENWENEYERFFEKPRLNIICLTSRDVPRQFDKTIIDKMQHYDMILTNYDSLRISQLNFCAVEFDVVTLDEAQKIKTPGTLVTNAAKALKGNFKIAMTGTPVENSLLDLWCIMDFCAPGLLDNAKAFATQYQNPLKKEDTDIVALGNEIHNKLGVHFMRRLKKDVAKDLPQKIELKQECEMPEVQKMKYLSVICDYNDGIQPNMLTTIMSMRTVSEHPYLYDDTLGNYETDELIDSAARLKTTVDFIDSIKDKGEKVIIFTDRKETQKMLQRVIFERYGLTSKIINGDMPSIVVRPKDGKQSRQSAINEFQMENGFHVIIMSPIAAGMGLNVTAANHVIHYSRHWNPAKENQATDRAYRIGQTKDVYVYYPIAVSKDFQSFDKTLDELLSRKSTLATSTIFPSERIEVRQDELGQMLFGSNS from the coding sequence ATGCTTACTCAATATATAAATAGTAAAGGACTTGTATTCACCGTGAATATGGATGGACGCAATATTCATTTCAAGGAATGGGTTACTACGGACGATTGCATCTACTATTTCCCGTTGGCTACATTGGTAGATAATGGGGATGCTTCATTCTATGAGCATGAGTGTACAATTCCTTTTGGAAGCATTTATTTGCTTGATCAACAAGAACGTGACCTCTTAGGCATACCTTTGACATATGACAAAACCATACGCCTAAGAGGTGATGGTATGCTCAATTCTTCCGATTTTACATATAAATTGGAGCTACTCACACATATACCTGATGGACAGCTACTCACATTTGAGAGAAGTGGAAATATGGTCGTTTGCAATGATAAGAAGTACCTTTTGAATGAATATCAATATGAGTTATTCAATCAAGTCGAAGATTTCAATCGATTAAGTACAGAAGCAAAAGCAACAGATGAAAACCTTCGTCGTTTTGCAACTATCAAACAATTAGCTCAGGAGGCTGGATGCGAACTTGACAGTTATCTTACTAATGAGAATGTGTACGTACCTGAAAAAATCAAGTTAGAAGTCGACAGAGACGAAGATGGCTTTACGGTAAAACCTTCAGTTGATATAGCTGATAAGGAAAAGTTTACTTCTGTCTTCGAAAAGACGAGAAGGATGCAAGGCATTTATCCTATCCAAAACGAACAAGGAGAGCGTACTCGTGTGGTACTTAATCAACTACAAATGCAAAATTTGAAGTCTCTGAAGGAACGTAAATGTCACTTTAGCAACCAAGAAGAAATGAAACAGCTCATCGATAGCCCCACGGAGTTCTTCGACCCTGATCAGTTTGATTTGAGTGAATTCTATAGTGACCGTGTAATAGAAATAGGACTTTATAAGCCTAAGTTTTATCCTTTTGTATGCCCTTATAAATCATGTTGGATTGTAGGTGCTAAGATTGAAAGCCCACAGAATGGAACATCACATATCAAGATTGAAAATGAAGACTCTTTGACCGAATTAAAAGACTTGATTGAGCAAGCCGAAAAAGAAGGTCATGCTGTAGTGGCTTATCGTAATACTGATATAGGATTGAATGATGCTCGCTATTTAGCTCAAATAGCCGAGAAGCAACTACAGAATCCGAAACAACCTGTAAAAGGTGAAGAAAAAGAAGAGCGTAAAGTACTTATCATAGAAGAGAATGCTGAAGAATTAGGCTTTGCTACCCAAGAACTGTTTATTGAAACAGGAGACCATTATGTACTATTCAACGACCCATATCTACAACCGAATTTCTCTTTAAAAGAGCATCAGCAGGGTGGCGTGGCTTGGTTGCAGCATCTTTACAAAAACAAGGCAAGCGGTTGCTTGATGGCTGACGATATGGGATTGGGGAAAACGCTACAGATACTCTATTTCATAGATTGGCATTCGCGCACTTACCCTAAGCATAAGCCATACCTAATTGTAGCCCCCAGTTCTTTATTAGAGAACTGGGAAAATGAATATGAACGTTTTTTTGAAAAACCAAGACTGAACATTATATGCTTGACTTCAAGAGATGTGCCTCGGCAATTTGATAAGACGATAATTGATAAAATGCAGCATTATGATATGATTCTTACCAACTACGACTCACTTCGCATATCTCAGTTAAATTTCTGTGCTGTTGAATTTGACGTTGTGACATTGGATGAAGCCCAAAAGATAAAAACTCCAGGGACATTAGTCACTAATGCTGCAAAAGCATTGAAAGGAAACTTTAAAATAGCCATGACTGGTACTCCGGTAGAGAACTCTCTGTTAGATCTGTGGTGTATCATGGACTTCTGTGCTCCCGGGCTATTGGATAATGCAAAAGCTTTTGCTACCCAATATCAAAATCCACTAAAGAAAGAAGATACAGATATAGTTGCTTTGGGTAATGAAATACACAACAAACTAGGTGTTCACTTTATGCGTAGATTGAAAAAGGACGTAGCTAAAGATCTCCCTCAAAAGATAGAGCTGAAGCAAGAGTGTGAAATGCCCGAAGTGCAGAAGATGAAATACCTATCGGTTATATGCGATTATAATGACGGAATTCAACCAAATATGCTGACTACCATAATGAGTATGAGAACTGTCTCAGAACATCCCTATCTTTACGATGATACTTTAGGTAATTACGAGACAGATGAACTGATAGATAGCGCAGCAAGATTAAAAACAACGGTGGATTTCATAGATTCAATCAAGGACAAAGGCGAAAAGGTTATTATCTTTACGGACCGAAAGGAAACTCAAAAAATGCTCCAAAGAGTTATTTTTGAACGCTATGGTTTAACAAGCAAAATCATCAATGGAGACATGCCTTCGATTGTAGTACGCCCCAAGGACGGCAAACAATCTCGTCAATCGGCAATTAATGAATTTCAGATGGAAAACGGATTTCATGTCATTATCATGTCGCCTATTGCTGCCGGTATGGGACTTAATGTTACCGCTGCCAACCATGTAATACATTATAGTCGCCATTGGAACCCTGCTAAAGAAAATCAGGCGACCGATCGTGCGTATCGTATCGGACAAACCAAAGATGTTTATGTATATTATCCAATAGCTGTAAGCAAAGACTTCCAATCATTCGATAAGACTTTGGATGAATTGCTTAGTAGAAAGAGCACGCTGGCTACCTCAACAATATTTCCTTCTGAGCGTATTGAAGTAAGACAAGATGAATTGGGGCAGATGCTCTTTGGCTCAAATAGTTGA
- a CDS encoding EH signature domain-containing protein has protein sequence MSEDIFSLLSINSDLLRDYSLQAILVDDHQTEKVINGNIRRLKQIEIAMFSDKQIQVSPQSIEEVIRKVKRSSSMYNQNTEWTTHELRIVSYYLMKLQNDSKAFTYALCLLKKHWRNLFFNGLVFYVMNTWNNIPKNEREEVCELITCQLNKYQDKNRRYLLLKNHANFFDENGPLRMATLIAHKNDDIYNAPMLMGYKSSTFSQSYYSDVIINYFQMKQTDNLSAIEDVLSKHTLSRTKKLVYANLVYQADKSSTEMYQNNISQSAARILGDISLSSTWAPFNDATPEEEAKLRYAKDCINKWHARRIIQVFFDICVQDPNRKDFWLKYIDFITDFRVAGSSTIRQSLCSDYRTGSSFQNYFIETNSRKVRTAALILYIGNKVFVEFSDSGSLYIYNKSNTTVRTLSSRKSIDNINSLKNTYLPVAVEKADYGDYYYYRDEGSMRHAGYWQLRLTNWFREIMNIYTA, from the coding sequence ATGAGCGAAGACATCTTTAGCCTATTAAGCATTAACTCGGATTTACTCCGAGATTATTCGCTTCAAGCCATTCTTGTGGATGACCACCAAACAGAAAAGGTTATCAATGGAAACATTAGACGCTTGAAACAGATAGAGATTGCTATGTTCTCAGATAAGCAGATTCAAGTATCTCCGCAATCTATTGAGGAAGTCATAAGAAAAGTAAAAAGATCCTCTTCTATGTATAATCAGAATACAGAATGGACTACCCATGAACTTCGCATTGTCTCTTACTACTTGATGAAACTCCAAAATGATAGTAAAGCTTTCACCTATGCACTATGCCTACTGAAAAAGCATTGGAGAAACTTATTTTTCAATGGATTGGTATTCTATGTAATGAATACTTGGAATAATATCCCCAAGAATGAGCGAGAAGAAGTCTGTGAACTCATTACCTGTCAACTCAACAAGTATCAAGATAAAAACAGAAGATACTTATTACTAAAAAATCATGCCAACTTCTTTGACGAGAACGGTCCACTTCGTATGGCTACCCTCATAGCGCATAAAAATGATGATATATACAATGCCCCCATGCTTATGGGTTATAAGAGTTCTACATTCTCACAGTCTTATTACTCAGATGTCATTATTAACTACTTCCAAATGAAGCAAACCGATAATTTATCGGCTATAGAAGATGTCTTAAGCAAACACACTTTAAGTAGAACAAAAAAACTTGTATATGCTAATTTGGTTTATCAAGCAGATAAAAGTAGTACAGAAATGTATCAGAATAACATAAGCCAATCAGCCGCACGTATCTTGGGAGATATAAGCCTGTCTTCAACATGGGCTCCATTCAATGATGCAACCCCCGAGGAAGAAGCAAAACTGCGGTATGCTAAGGATTGCATTAATAAATGGCATGCGCGTAGGATTATTCAAGTATTCTTTGACATATGTGTGCAAGATCCGAACCGCAAGGATTTTTGGTTGAAATACATAGATTTCATTACTGATTTCCGCGTAGCAGGTTCTTCTACTATTCGACAATCTCTATGCTCGGATTACCGAACCGGTAGTTCCTTCCAAAACTATTTCATTGAGACTAACTCACGAAAAGTAAGAACTGCTGCTCTGATTTTATATATTGGCAACAAAGTTTTTGTGGAATTTTCTGATTCAGGATCTCTCTATATATACAACAAGTCAAATACAACAGTAAGAACTCTTTCATCGAGAAAGAGTATTGATAATATTAATAGTTTAAAGAACACCTATTTACCTGTTGCTGTAGAAAAAGCTGATTACGGAGATTACTACTACTATCGAGATGAAGGTAGTATGCGCCATGCTGGATACTGGCAGTTACGCTTAACAAATTGGTTTAGGGAAATTATGAATATCTATACAGCATAA